The Drechmeria coniospora strain ARSEF 6962 chromosome 02, whole genome shotgun sequence genome has a segment encoding these proteins:
- a CDS encoding Cyclin PHO80-like protein: MSTMYQSARPPHDGRAIHGYHPTAIVHPRRPKALAEEGGCSQQYRYPSHAGRTHLTAAPQAMSNAIAMPAHMPTLLPPTVSDQSSQPSTPSLDKAAAAKQDGSASQSHSDALVFHSLQLPKCISPNGGNLSDFAAQMTCLFWFDSVDNLRKAESVPSTNANLSTPRLPNLAKPYEQFRKWVYNVLSTTQVTQNVIFLALLFIYRLKLSTPQIKGRAGSEYRLLTVALMLGNKFLDDNTYTNKTWAEVSCFAVQEIHVMEVEFLSNMRYNLLASKQEWENWLGKLANFREHYERALKLPASPIHIPSPTKVFHSPLASPTGATQPAMADVAPHTPSAAPRLSPSSGRTKNYAAYQADATSPLAAKPVTNAASRKRSSDDDLADHPSKRHVAGQLVAVPVFNRPETSRLPVPQLTMLGAAAQMPTSGYPPPSNAYNAVAGLGQHVPSLPPLQAGARAVSSLYVSSPTTTMAQLPPMPTVVSVPGPSYPVAPLPNHAAMGYGTPTKHQSPGGLPPFGSSPMAEHLGPASAVHTPILHTPISNSPSVYLQQRASPYKPVRHVNKLLYPPPSASLDQYHLSVPMQPNQMHYQPLGRRYDVRTGVVPEFLVDNRVRQRLPAQAGQQGHYPS, encoded by the exons ATGAGCACCATGTACCAGTCGGCGAGGCCCCCCCACGATGGTCGTGCCATCCACGGCTACCACCCCACCGCCATCgttcatcctcgtcgacccaAAGCTTTGGCCGAGGAAGGGGGATGCTCTCAGCAGTACCGCTATCCTTCCCACGCCGGCCGAACGCACTTGACTGCCGCTCCTCAGGCCATGAGCAacgccatcgccatgccTGCACACATGCCGACCCTGCTTCCTCCCACCGTCTCCGACCAGTCTTCCcaaccgtcgacgccgagcctCGACAAGGCGGCCGCTGCCAAGCAGGATGGCTCCGCCTCTCAATCACATTCGGACGCCCTGGTTTTCCACAGCCTCCAACTCCCCAAGTGCATCAGTCCCAACGGCGGAAACCTGTCCGACTTTGCGGCACAG ATGACCTGTCTCTTCTGGTTCGATTCCGTCGACAACTTGAGAAAGGCCGAAtccgtgccgtcgacgaatgCCAACCTTTCGACGCCTCGACTTCCCAACTTGGCCAAGCCCTACGAGCAGTTTCGAAAATGGGTGTACAATGtcctgtcgacgacgcaggtgACGCAAAACGTCATTTTCCTGGCGCTCCTCTTCATCTATCGTCTGAAATTGTCGACGCCGCAGATCAAGGGGCGAGCCGGCAGCGAATACCGACTTCTCACCGTGGCCCTGATGCTGGGCAATAAGT TTCTCGACGACAACACCTACACAAACAAAACCTGGGCCGAAGTGTCATGCTTCGCCGTGCAGGAAATCCACGTCATGGAGGTGGAGTTCTTGAGCAACATGCGGTACAACCTGCTCGCTTCCAAGCAGGAGTGGGAAAACTGGCTCGGCAAGCTGGCCAACTTCCGCGAGCACTACGAACGGGCTCTCAAGCTGCCCGCCTCGCCCATTCACATTCCATCCCCGACCAAGGTCTTTCACTCTCCCCTCGCCTCTCCCACGGGAGCGACGCAGccagccatggccgacgtggCACCCCacacgccgtcggcagcgcccaggctctcgccgtcgtccggtCGCACCAAGAACTACGCGGCATACCAAGCCGACGCCACATCGCCGTTGGCTGCCAAGCCCGTGACGAATGCCGCTTCGCGGAAGCGAAGTTCGGACGACGATTTGGCCGACCATCCGTCGAAACGGCACGTGGCCGGCCAGCTGGTGGCCGTGCCCGTCTTCAACCGCCCCGAGACGTCGAGGCTGCCCGTGCCGCAGCTGACGATGCTTGGAGCGGCCGCGCagatgccgacgagcggcTATCCGCCCCCCTCGAACGCGTACAATGCCGTGGCCGGCTTGGGTCAGCATGTgccctcgctgccgccgctgcaaGCCGGCGCCCGTGCCGTCTCTTCGCTCTACGTCTCCTCccccacgacgacgatggcgcagCTGCccccgatgccgacggtggTGAGCGTGCCGGGACCGTCGTATCCCGTCGCGCCCTTGCCCAACCACGCCGCCATGGGCTACGGCACGCCGACGAAGCATCAATCCCCCGGGGGCTTGCCGCCCTTtggctcgtcgccgatggcggaACACCTCGgccccgcctcggccgtgcaCACGCCCATCCTGCACACGCCCATCTCCAACTCGCCCAGCGTCTACCTGCAGCAGCGGGCCAGCCCGTACAAGCCCGTCCGGCACGTCAACAAGCTCCTCtacccgccgccgtcggcgtccttggACCAGTATCACCTGTCGGTGCCCATGCAGCCGAATCAGATGCATTACCAAcccctcggccgacgctACGATGTGCGGACCGGCGTGGTGCCCGAATTTTTGGTCGACAACAGGGTCCGCCAGCGGCTCCCAGCCCAGGCCGGGCAGCAGGGGCACTATCCCTCTTAG